The genomic window AAAGCAGCGCTTATGCGCAAAGAAGCGGGTAAGGACTTCGGCACTGTGCGCTTTATAGATGGTGATGTTCAGGTGGTTGCCGAACTGCCCAAACGCCCACAGTGGGATCAAAAACGGCTCTCTGATCTTTTCGATCGGATTCACAAGGCAGGTGAGGATCCCAACGAATACCTGGAAGTCACCTACAAGGTTCCAGAGAGCAAATTCAAGGCTTGGCCCTCACAGATCCGCAGCGCCTTTGAAGGGGCCCGTACCGTTAAACCTGGTAAGCCCTCGTTCAAGCTTTCCATTCCTGAGCAGGAGGTTGCGTAATGGCTGTCTCTCTCGACTCCCTTAATCGTGCTCAGGATGCGCGGCCACCGCGCATTACGGAGTACGGCGTCGCTGGTGTGGGTAAAACTACCTTGGCAGCGGGTGCGCCCAACCCGGTGTTCATCCTTACCGAAGATGGGTTGGGCCAGATCCAGGCGACCAGTTTTCCCTTGGCCAGAAGTTATGGGGAGGTAATCGGGGCGCTGGATGCCTTGCTCACCGAACAACATACCTTTGCCACCGTGGTGGTGGACAGCCTGGATTGGCTGGAGCCTTTGATCTGGGGCGAGGTCTGTTCCCAGCAGGGTGTACGCAGCATTGAAGATATTGGCTACGGCAAGGGATATGTCTTCGCCATGGACCTCTGGCGCACCTATCTGGACAGGCTCAACCGCCTACGGGATGAGAAGAACATGGTGGTGATCCAAATCGCTCACTCCATCATCAAACGCTTCGACAGCCCTGAGCATGACCCCTACGACCGGTACGAAATCAAGCTTCACGCTAAAGCGTCGGCGTTGATCCAGGAGCACAGTGATTGTGTGTTGTTTGCCAATTACCGCGTCAGCACGACCAAAACCGATGTTGGCTTTCAGAAAAAGGTCAACCGCGCCGTCGGTACCGGTGAACGTGT from Magnetococcus sp. PR-3 includes these protein-coding regions:
- a CDS encoding ATP-binding protein — encoded protein: MAVSLDSLNRAQDARPPRITEYGVAGVGKTTLAAGAPNPVFILTEDGLGQIQATSFPLARSYGEVIGALDALLTEQHTFATVVVDSLDWLEPLIWGEVCSQQGVRSIEDIGYGKGYVFAMDLWRTYLDRLNRLRDEKNMVVIQIAHSIIKRFDSPEHDPYDRYEIKLHAKASALIQEHSDCVLFANYRVSTTKTDVGFQKKVNRAVGTGERVLFTQERPAFLAKNRYNLPPELPMDWSVLQGHLTGNAQQNA